The Halopelagius inordinatus genomic interval CTCCTCGTCTATCTCGATGGTGGTCATCTGTCGTCTCGGTCTCCGTCGTCTCGGCTCGTCCGTTCTGCGGCCTGTTCGCCGTCCTCGTCGTCGGATTCGACGAGCACGGACTCGGCGTCGGGGTCGACGTCGGCGGGGTCGGCAGCCGACTCGTCGGAGTCGCGACCGTCCTCGCCGCTCTCGTCGTCGGCGGAGTCGTCCGACGCGGCGGGCGTCTCCTTCGTCGCCGGGGTCTGACCGCTCGCGGGCGTCTGAGCGGTCACGGGAGATTTCTCGGTCAGAAACTCCGCTTCGTCCCAGTCGTCTTCCCCGTCTCCCCCGTCTTCCTCGTCTTCGGCCTCGTCTCTCTGCGTTCCTCTGGCCTCCGCGGCGTCCAGTTCCGCCTCCGACGACTCGGTCACCGTCACGGGCGCCTCGGCCTCCGAGATGCCCTCGCGGCGTCCGCCCTTGGCGGCGGCCTCGACGCGGTCCATGTCGGTCCCCTCGGGGAACTCAAGTCCGTACTCGGCGGCCGTCTCGAAGGAGGCGATGGCCGCGCGGACTTTCACGCCGAGCAGTTCGGTGTCGCCGATGGAGACGACGATGTCGGCGTTGACGACGACGCCTTTGTCCAAGAGCATCTCGACCATCTCCGCGAGGTCGGTCTTCTGGCGGGAGGGTTGCTCAACCATCGGACTCACCCGTCTCCGAGTTTCCGGTCTCTTGGTCGAACCGAGAGCCGTAGATGCGCTTTCTGTTCGGAGCCGTCGAGTAGCGCGTCTCCCGCGGAATCGTCGAGTAGTGGGTCGCGTGCCCGATGTCCCCGCGGTCGTTCTGGATGGTCCTGACCGCGGTGGGGTTCCGCGACGAGGTGCCCTTGCTCCGATTGCTGGTGCGCTGTTGGTTCTTCTCGTACACCTTCTTCAGCTTCTCGTGGGCCTCCAACATCCCCGCGCGGAACTCGTCTACGGCGTCCATCGCCTTCGACTGAATTCCCATCTGGACCGCCCGCTGGTCGTACTCGTCGAAGCCGATTTCGTCGTCGCCGCCGACGAGTCCGCCGTCGGAGTCGCCGGCGTCGGACCCGCCGAGGAGTCCGTCGTCTTCGGCGTCGTCCGCGTCGCCGGTGAGAGCGTCCGTCGCACTTTCGACGAATCCGTCGTCTTCGTCCCCGTCGTCCTCGGCGATGAGGCCTTCCAGTTCCGCGATTACGTCGTCTTCCGCGTCGTTTGCCTCCGCGTCCTCCGAGTCGTCGAGGAGTCCAGAGCCGAGGACACCGTCGCTCTCGCCGTCGCCTTCGTCCCCGAGGATGCCGGAGTCGTCCGACTCCCCGCCGAAATCGAGGTCCTGTGACTCCTTCCAGAGTCGGCGCAGGTCCGTGGCACCCAGCATCTCGCGGAGTTCGACTGCGCCGAGGAGTTGCCGGTAATCGACCGCGTCCCCGAGTTCGCCGTCGCGAACGGCGTCCGGAACCTCGCCGGCCTCGATGGCCTTCAGGAGTTCCCCGCCGTCGACGGCGTCGGGGAGTTCGCTCACGTCGACGGCGTCGACGACGTCCTCCACTTCGTCGGCGGTGTGAATCAGTTGCCTGAGAGTCCGGATGGCGTCTTCGAGACTCCCCTCCTCGACCGAGTCTTCGAGGTCAGCCATCTCCTCTCGGGTCCGGGTCAGCAGTTCGTCGATGTCGACGTCGTCAGTCATCGCCACCGGCCTCGTCGGAGTGGATGCGAACCTGGAGGACGCCGTTGTTGATTCGCGCGTTCGTCCGGTCGTACGACGGGAGGTCGATGGGAATCCGGTCGAGTCGGCGGCCGTCGACGGTGACGACCAACTCACCGTCGTCCAGTCCGACCTTCACGTCGTCGGGGTCGAAGTCGCTGAGGTCGACGGTCACGACGGCCGTATCCCCCTCGTGGGAGACCGTCGACGGGAGGTCGGCGCTCGCGTGGCGTTTCGTCCGCGAGCGCTCCGTGCGCGGCGTACGCTTCGGCCCGTCGCGGTCCGGTCTGTCGTTCAGCCCGGTGTCGACCGAGTACCGGTACTCGACCGAGGACCGGTCGGTATCGAACAGGCCCGAACCGCTGTTTCGGCCGCGGTTTCCGAGCGCAGACAGTACGTTCGTCAGCGCCCGAAACCCCGCACCGAGCGACACGCCGTCCCGGTCGTCGGATCGGTTCTCGTCGTCGTTTGGGTCGTTTTCGTCGTGCATTAGCGTTTCACCTCTATCTTACCGCCGGACAGTTGGTCGCGCACTTCCTCGGCCAGTTCTAACTCCTCCTCGAGTTCCTCTTTGCGGCGCTCGTACTCCGGTTTCGAGCGTTCTCCCAGTTCGTACAGCAACTGGTTTTCCTTCAGTTCGTCCCGCAGCGATTCGATGTCGTACATCTCCTCTAACGCCAGTTGCTGGAGGACGTCGAGAAGCGAGACGAACGGCCGGACGAGCAAGTCGTCGAGGAGGAACATGGGTTATCTGTCGACGCCGACGTGGATGTCGACGAAGTTGTAGGGCGCCCACGGACCGGTGTACTGGACCAACACGTCGCCGAGTTCGGCTTCGAGTTCGTCGACCGCTTCGCCGAACTCGTCTTGGTTTTCGCGTTCGACCAGATACGAGCGATTCAACAGCAGTCGGTCGCTGAACTGGCCGTTCTCGACTTCGTTTATGCTCGCGTCCGTGAGGCGTTCGGCCGCCGCTTCGACGGCGTCCTGCGAGAGGTCGGTCCCCTCTTGGGAGACGACTTTCACGCCGAGTTCGACCGTTCCTTCCACGTCGTTGAGCGCTCGCGTGAACGCCGGGCGGGTGCCCCGAAGGACGTTCTTCAGCGCCCGCGCGTCTTTGAACGCCATACCGAACTGCATCGGAACGACCGTCCGGCCGTCGCCGTGTTCCATCACCTCCCGGAGCACCTCGTCGTGGGTCTGTACGTTCTCGTCGGTCCGTTCGGGGTCGGTCGTGTCGATGTCGGAGACGATAGCCGAGATGGACTTGTGGGTGATAGTGTACACCCGGTCTGCACCTCCGACTCCGGATAGCTCTAAATCGAGGTCCTCTGCGTCGGTTGCTCCGTAGACGTACAGGTTCTCTTCGCTCATGTGAATGGTCGCGCGGAACCACTGCCGTCAGCGGCGGCTATCCGCACACCAGTCTCTGAGGGGTGCGAGCGGGATAAGCGATGGTGTATATCAAACTCGATGAATGAAATATGGACGAATACGGGTTCGACTCCGGCAGTCGTTCAGGAAATAAAAACAATCACGGCACATTCCCTGTTCATCTTCACATCTCGGCCTCAAGCCTCATTACGGTGGGCGCTCGAAGATGATTTCAGGTCTATCACAATGGCACAACGAACACCGAACGCGTCAAGTCTGGCGGAAGTCCTCGACCGGGTCCTCGACAAAGGCGTCGTCATCGACGTCTGGGCTCGAATCTCCGTCGTCGGCATCGAACTGCTCACCGTCGAGGCGCGCGTCGTCGTCGCGTCCGTCGACACCTTCCTCCACTACGCGGAGGAGATAGCGAAGATAGAGCAGGCGAGCGCATCCGGCGACATCGACGAACTCGAGGAGATAGAAGTCGAAACCGAGCCGGCGCAGACACAGTAACCGACTGAATGACCGACGGCTCCGACCACAAACGGAAGGTGCGCGGCCTCAGCGTACGGTCCGACGGCAAAGAGACGAAACGTCGCAGTCGCGAAAAGAAGGACCTCGACAAACAGCGGTCCGAAGTCGACGGCGACGACGGAAACGACGGACCCCAATCGGCCCAGAAGGTCGCCCGACGGTTCGAGCCGTTCGTCGAAACCGACGAGACCGAAGCGCTCGTAGAGCGCATCCGAAACTGGTGGGGTGCCGAGCAACCGGTCCATCTCATCGGTCCGACCGGGTGCGGCAAGACGACGATGGCCGTCCAGTCGGCCGTCGCCCGCGGACGGCCGATCGTCTGGCTCGAAGGCGACGACGCCGTGGACACGGCCGCACTCGTCGGCGAACACGCCGGTAAAGAGCAGTACGCAGAGCGCGACCAGTACGTCAGAGACGTCGTCAAAAAGAAGTCCATCGTTCGGGACCGCTGGGTCGACAACCCCCTGTCGGTCGCGGCCCGAGAGGGAGCGACCCTCATCTACAACGAGTTCTCGCGGTCGAAACCCGCAGCGAACAACGTCCTCCTCTCGGCGTTCGAAGAGGGGATACTCGAACGCTCCACCGGGCGCGGGGCTGACCGAACCATCGACGTCCACCCCGATTTCAGGGCGATACTCACCTCGAACTCCGTCGAGTACGCGGGCGTCCACCGGCCGCAAGACGCCTTACTCGACCGACTCGTCGGAATCCACCTCGGCTTCTACGACCGAGAGACCGAGGTCGAAATCGTCGACTCCAGAGTCGACGACTTGGACCGAGAGAACATCGAGAAGATAGTGACTATCGTGCGCGGCCTCCGCGAGGAGATGGACGTGACCGTCGGAACGCGGGCGGCGGTGATGGCGGCGCGCGGACTGACGGCGTTCCCGCCGAGAGACGACCTCATCGTCGATATCTGCACGGACGTCCTCGCCTCGAAGGTGTCCTCTCGCGAGGAAGTCGAGGAGCTGAGGGACCAGATTGATTCCATAGTGGGAGGAATGTGACACTATGGGCGACGACACAGAGACGAGCGACGAGACCGAGCAGTGCATCGCTCTCACCGGCGGCGGAGAGCGCTGCTCTCGGGAGGCCGAGGACGGCGATTTCTGCTATCAACACGACGAGAGCGACGAAACCGTGGACGGGTCGGCGGCCGCCGACGGCGGTTCCGGCACCGAAAGCGAGAGTCGAGACAGCGAGAACGACGAGGAGTCGGACGTGGACAAAGTAAACGAACTGGAAGACGCCGCCGGTGGAATCGAACCTGACGACGAAGCGGAGGACGACGAATCCGAGGGAAGCGACGACGAGTCCGTCGACATCCTCGAAGTCCGGAAACTGGTCGAGACGACCGCCTCGGACCTCATCGGTCGGGAGTTAGACGGTATCTCCGAGATCAGAGCCGAGGAGGACGGCTGGTTGGTCGTCGTCGACCTGATAGAACGTCCGGCGGTGCCCGACTCACAGGACATCCTCGGGAGCTACGAGATAGAACTCGGAACCGGCGGCGCTATCCACGGCTACCGCCGCATCAACCGCTATCGACGAAGCGACACGGCCGATGTCGAGTGAGAGCGTTCCCGTCGGAACCGACCGTTTTCTGACCGACAGCGCGGGTCCGTGGTCTCCGCGTTCCGAACGGTAATCCCCTGAAGTTTTCCCCTCCCCCGCCAACTCTCAGACGTGCGTCTCGTACAGGTCATGGTTCCGACGGGAAAGCGCGAAGCCGTCGTTGGCGTCCTCGACGAGGAGGGCATCGACTACGCCCTCTCGGCGGAGTCGAGCAACCGTCAGTACGCCGCAATCGTCACGTTTCCCATCCCGAAGGCGGCGGTCGAACACATCATGAACCGCCTCCGAGACGTGGGTATCGAACGGGACTCGTACATCGTGGTCCTGTCCGCCGAGACGGTCGTCTCCCGGCGGTTCGACGAGCTCGAACAGGAGTGGGAAGACGAGAACCCGGACGGCGAGAACCGAATCGCCCGAGAGGAACTCATCGCCCGCGCCGAGGAGATGGCCCCCGAGACGACGACGTTCGTCGTGATGACCGTCATCAGCGCCCTCGTGGCCACCGCGGGCGTGCTCCTCGACTCGCCCGCCGTCGTCGTCGGGTCGATGGTCATCGCCCCACTCGTGGGGCCGGCGATGACGACGAGCGTCGGCACCATAATCGACGACCGAGAGATGTTCCTCCGCGGAGCGAAGTTGCAGGTGTCCGGCGTCCTCCTCGGCATCGTAAGCGCCGCCGTCTTCGCGGTGATACTCCGGACGACGAGCATCGTCCCCCTCAGCGGACCGGAGGTGTTCTCCATCGGCGAGGTGGAGTCGCGCCTCTCGCCGGACGTCCTGTCTCTCGTCATCGCCCTCGGCGCGGGGGCCGCCGGTGCGTTTTCTCTCGCCTCGGGCGTCTCCACCGCTCTCGTCGGCGTCATGATAGCCGCGGCGTTGGTGCCGCCGATGGCTGTGGTCGGTATCGGCTTCGCGTGGGGGTCACCCATGGCGGTGCTCGGATCGGCCGTTCTCGTCCTCGTGAACGTCCTCTCGATCAACGCCGTCGCACTCATCGTGCTGTGGCGGATGGGATACCGACCGAAACTGTGGGTCCAACAGAACGAGGCGCGGTCGATAATGATGACGCGCGTCACCACGTTCGCCGTGATTCTGCTCATCCTCACGTCCGTCCTCGGCGTCGCCACGTACGGGTCGGTTCGGAGCGCGGCGTTCGAAGAGGACGCGCGGGCCGCGATCGACAAAGCGCTTCCGCCGGACGCGTCGCTGGTCTCGATGGACGTCGGATACCGGAGTTTCCCGCTTTTAACCCCGGAACGGATCACGGTTACCGTCGGCTATCCGCCGGGCGAACCGCCGCCGCGCGTCGGCGACGAAATCGAGCGCCGACTCAACGAACAGGCGCCGGAGACGATCGACCCGTGGAGAGAGGGAGGCGTCCAAGTCGAACTTCGGTACATCGCCATCGAACGACCGGGCGGTGCGGCGGACTCGACGGCCGAGGACGACCCCGAACGCCCCGCGGTGGCCGCGAGGGGAGTCGGACCGACCCCGCGTTCGCCCGCGGTCTGAGTGACTGAAAGAGGTCTTTGTCTCTACGGCGGGTTGAATAGCTGAGCCGTCGATATACGTTCATGCGACAACGAGCGTACGTAGTTCCGATTGCACTGGCCGCCCTCGTCCTGTTATCCGGGTGTCTCGCACCTCTGCAGGCGGGCGGCGGAAGCGACGCCGGGGCGAGTGACCCCGCGACCATCTCCGCCACCGGGTCCGGGGAAGTGACCGCGGAAGCCGAT includes:
- the gvpJ gene encoding gas vesicle protein GvpJ; protein product: MVEQPSRQKTDLAEMVEMLLDKGVVVNADIVVSIGDTELLGVKVRAAIASFETAAEYGLEFPEGTDMDRVEAAAKGGRREGISEAEAPVTVTESSEAELDAAEARGTQRDEAEDEEDGGDGEDDWDEAEFLTEKSPVTAQTPASGQTPATKETPAASDDSADDESGEDGRDSDESAADPADVDPDAESVLVESDDEDGEQAAERTSRDDGDRDDR
- the gvpH gene encoding gas vesicle protein GvpH; the protein is MHDENDPNDDENRSDDRDGVSLGAGFRALTNVLSALGNRGRNSGSGLFDTDRSSVEYRYSVDTGLNDRPDRDGPKRTPRTERSRTKRHASADLPSTVSHEGDTAVVTVDLSDFDPDDVKVGLDDGELVVTVDGRRLDRIPIDLPSYDRTNARINNGVLQVRIHSDEAGGDD
- the gvpG gene encoding gas vesicle protein GvpG — encoded protein: MFLLDDLLVRPFVSLLDVLQQLALEEMYDIESLRDELKENQLLYELGERSKPEYERRKEELEEELELAEEVRDQLSGGKIEVKR
- a CDS encoding GvpL/GvpF family gas vesicle protein; protein product: MSEENLYVYGATDAEDLDLELSGVGGADRVYTITHKSISAIVSDIDTTDPERTDENVQTHDEVLREVMEHGDGRTVVPMQFGMAFKDARALKNVLRGTRPAFTRALNDVEGTVELGVKVVSQEGTDLSQDAVEAAAERLTDASINEVENGQFSDRLLLNRSYLVERENQDEFGEAVDELEAELGDVLVQYTGPWAPYNFVDIHVGVDR
- the gvpA gene encoding gas vesicle protein GvpA; this encodes MAQRTPNASSLAEVLDRVLDKGVVIDVWARISVVGIELLTVEARVVVASVDTFLHYAEEIAKIEQASASGDIDELEEIEVETEPAQTQ
- the gvpN gene encoding gas vesicle protein GvpN codes for the protein MTDGSDHKRKVRGLSVRSDGKETKRRSREKKDLDKQRSEVDGDDGNDGPQSAQKVARRFEPFVETDETEALVERIRNWWGAEQPVHLIGPTGCGKTTMAVQSAVARGRPIVWLEGDDAVDTAALVGEHAGKEQYAERDQYVRDVVKKKSIVRDRWVDNPLSVAAREGATLIYNEFSRSKPAANNVLLSAFEEGILERSTGRGADRTIDVHPDFRAILTSNSVEYAGVHRPQDALLDRLVGIHLGFYDRETEVEIVDSRVDDLDRENIEKIVTIVRGLREEMDVTVGTRAAVMAARGLTAFPPRDDLIVDICTDVLASKVSSREEVEELRDQIDSIVGGM
- the gvpO gene encoding gas vesicle protein GvpO, halophile-type, with product MGDDTETSDETEQCIALTGGGERCSREAEDGDFCYQHDESDETVDGSAAADGGSGTESESRDSENDEESDVDKVNELEDAAGGIEPDDEAEDDESEGSDDESVDILEVRKLVETTASDLIGRELDGISEIRAEEDGWLVVVDLIERPAVPDSQDILGSYEIELGTGGAIHGYRRINRYRRSDTADVE
- a CDS encoding TIGR00341 family protein translates to MRLVQVMVPTGKREAVVGVLDEEGIDYALSAESSNRQYAAIVTFPIPKAAVEHIMNRLRDVGIERDSYIVVLSAETVVSRRFDELEQEWEDENPDGENRIAREELIARAEEMAPETTTFVVMTVISALVATAGVLLDSPAVVVGSMVIAPLVGPAMTTSVGTIIDDREMFLRGAKLQVSGVLLGIVSAAVFAVILRTTSIVPLSGPEVFSIGEVESRLSPDVLSLVIALGAGAAGAFSLASGVSTALVGVMIAAALVPPMAVVGIGFAWGSPMAVLGSAVLVLVNVLSINAVALIVLWRMGYRPKLWVQQNEARSIMMTRVTTFAVILLILTSVLGVATYGSVRSAAFEEDARAAIDKALPPDASLVSMDVGYRSFPLLTPERITVTVGYPPGEPPPRVGDEIERRLNEQAPETIDPWREGGVQVELRYIAIERPGGAADSTAEDDPERPAVAARGVGPTPRSPAV